In Candidatus Kaistella beijingensis, a genomic segment contains:
- a CDS encoding SRPBCC family protein — translation MRFFKFGILIVLFLAAVYAVSMTFVDESKNFTIEKEINYPVDKVFPQFNNLQNFVRWNAFFSDNSNLSFQFFTPYEGKGSSMTYRDRKSSGTFGDVFIRYENPNRTLRYQLFEGKENSPYLIDIKFRGDGNKTKLTWYIHTPKQPLLKRSLNLISKDYIADNIDKSMKNLYNILGNKVDKEEQRKNLKFDSLMVENQEGQLLLGINVTTKNVKDALFKNIVMNHNKVLNYVKMDLAKRDDEYGEPVLITDADNFKDKEVSYYYGIPLSKRVGVSDNNFSFRTLNASRIYVIYYQGTYAGRVKAIQQLLLKAKRDTMRTGDLQQTFLEGPSVDNNTVMKLSLPVFR, via the coding sequence ATGCGATTTTTCAAGTTCGGAATTCTGATTGTTCTTTTTTTGGCGGCGGTTTATGCGGTTTCCATGACTTTTGTTGACGAAAGTAAAAACTTTACCATCGAGAAGGAAATCAATTATCCTGTCGACAAGGTTTTTCCTCAGTTCAACAATCTGCAGAATTTTGTAAGATGGAATGCTTTCTTTTCTGATAATAGTAATCTTTCTTTTCAGTTCTTCACGCCTTATGAAGGAAAGGGAAGTTCAATGACGTATCGTGACCGAAAAAGTAGCGGAACTTTCGGTGACGTTTTTATCCGTTACGAAAATCCCAACAGAACTTTGAGGTACCAACTTTTCGAGGGGAAGGAAAACAGTCCGTATCTGATCGACATCAAATTCAGAGGAGACGGTAACAAAACAAAACTCACTTGGTATATCCACACTCCAAAACAGCCGCTATTAAAACGTTCTTTAAACTTAATCTCCAAAGATTATATTGCCGATAATATTGATAAAAGTATGAAAAATCTTTACAATATTTTAGGAAATAAAGTGGATAAAGAAGAACAACGAAAAAATTTGAAGTTTGACAGTTTAATGGTTGAGAATCAGGAAGGTCAATTGCTTTTGGGAATCAACGTGACTACAAAAAATGTGAAAGACGCATTGTTTAAAAACATCGTGATGAACCACAATAAAGTATTAAATTACGTGAAAATGGATTTGGCAAAACGAGATGACGAATACGGCGAACCTGTCCTAATTACCGATGCCGATAACTTCAAAGATAAAGAAGTCTCTTATTATTATGGAATTCCTTTATCGAAAAGAGTAGGAGTTTCTGATAATAATTTCAGTTTCAGAACGTTGAACGCTTCGCGAATTTATGTGATTTATTATCAGGGAACTTATGCAGGAAGAGTGAAAGCAATTCAACAACTCTTGCTAAAAGCAAAACGAGACACGATGCGAACAGGCGATTTGCAGCAAACTTTCTTGGAAGGACCTTCTGTAGATAACAATACCGTAATGAAATTGTCACTGCCTGTTTTTAGATAG
- a CDS encoding cysteine dioxygenase: MAGVQNLEQVLHDLKTKKRLSFNEICDLLFTFEYDDFNRIFPLSKTEVPNETYVRIPVYNDEFVAILMLWGIDNCTAIHDHSNYDGRIKVLKGSLTEVSYRENSNFIEYDSRAFAHEGDIFPEEFGGIHSIINNADEISVSLHIYRTDKLNLEGVRVFDTENRRIGYLSDKATSCSWNLENEAYQKVVEI; encoded by the coding sequence ATGGCAGGTGTTCAGAATCTAGAACAGGTTTTACACGATTTAAAGACTAAAAAAAGACTCAGCTTCAACGAAATTTGTGATTTGCTTTTCACGTTCGAGTACGATGATTTCAACAGAATTTTCCCACTTTCGAAAACGGAAGTTCCCAACGAGACTTATGTGCGAATTCCCGTTTACAATGATGAATTTGTGGCAATTCTCATGCTTTGGGGAATTGATAACTGCACCGCGATTCACGACCACAGCAATTATGACGGCAGAATTAAAGTTTTGAAAGGCAGTCTAACCGAAGTAAGCTACCGCGAAAATTCCAATTTTATAGAGTATGATTCCCGCGCTTTTGCTCATGAAGGCGACATTTTCCCCGAAGAATTTGGCGGAATTCATTCCATCATTAATAATGCAGATGAAATTTCGGTAAGTCTGCATATTTACAGAACCGATAAATTGAATTTAGAAGGCGTAAGAGTTTTTGATACTGAAAACCGCAGAATCGGTTATCTTTCAGACAAGGCGACTTCCTGTTCGTGGAATTTGGAAAATGAGGCTTATCAAAAGGTTGTTGAAATATAA
- the apaG gene encoding Co2+/Mg2+ efflux protein ApaG: MFSITTFNIKVSVIPEYDIKNSFPSENRFVFRYNIFIENLGESPVKLLRRKWLIYDVGFGFTQVSGDGVIGLTPEIHPGETFKYFSNVALRSGVGSMSGIYFCKNLTTNENIEIEIPKFNLVAEVLSN; the protein is encoded by the coding sequence ATGTTCTCTATAACTACTTTCAACATTAAGGTTTCCGTAATTCCGGAGTATGACATTAAGAATAGTTTTCCTTCCGAAAACCGTTTTGTTTTCCGTTACAATATTTTCATCGAAAACCTTGGTGAAAGCCCGGTCAAACTTTTGAGGAGAAAGTGGCTGATTTATGATGTTGGTTTCGGATTTACTCAAGTTTCCGGAGATGGAGTAATCGGATTGACTCCTGAAATACATCCCGGTGAAACTTTCAAATATTTTTCAAACGTTGCGCTGCGTTCCGGAGTTGGAAGTATGAGCGGAATTTACTTTTGTAAAAATCTTACCACAAATGAGAACATTGAAATTGAGATTCCAAAATTTAACTTAGTGGCGGAAGTTTTGAGTAATTAA
- the mtaB gene encoding tRNA (N(6)-L-threonylcarbamoyladenosine(37)-C(2))-methylthiotransferase MtaB, translated as MENSTTKTAAFHTLGCKLNFAETSTIARQLTSAGYEKVSFDDKANVYVINTCSVTENADRECKLHVKRAMKANPEGLVVILGCYAQLKPEEISQIEGVDLVLGAKEKFNILSYLEDLQKSENQGIVHSCEIDETDFFIGSYSIGDRTRAFLKVQDGCDYKCTYCTIPLARGISRSDTIENVVKNAQEIAAKGIKEIVLTGVNIGDYGKGEFGNKKHEHTFLDLISELDKVDGIERIRISSIEPNLLKDESIELVSKSKSFVPHFHIPLQSGSDELLKKMKRRYLTKLYTDRVAKIREVMPDSCIGVDVIVGFPGETEEEFLKTYNFLNELPISYLHVFTYSERENTEAAEMDGIVPISERKKRNKMLRILSEKKKMAFYQTQIGKTLPVLWEHENKSGLMYGFTENYVRVQKPFEENSVNQIEFLKLNKVENDGTVSVMPVFEEFLAKV; from the coding sequence ATGGAAAATTCAACCACCAAAACCGCTGCTTTTCACACTCTTGGCTGCAAATTAAATTTTGCGGAAACATCAACCATTGCAAGACAACTCACTTCCGCAGGTTACGAAAAGGTAAGTTTTGACGATAAAGCAAATGTGTACGTTATCAACACTTGTTCAGTAACAGAAAATGCGGACAGAGAATGTAAACTACACGTAAAGCGTGCCATGAAAGCCAATCCTGAAGGTTTGGTGGTGATTTTAGGTTGTTACGCACAGTTAAAACCAGAAGAAATTTCTCAAATTGAAGGCGTTGATTTGGTTTTGGGAGCGAAAGAAAAGTTCAATATTTTGAGTTATCTTGAAGATTTGCAGAAATCTGAAAATCAAGGGATTGTTCATTCCTGCGAAATTGACGAAACGGATTTTTTCATCGGAAGTTATTCCATCGGTGACCGAACACGAGCTTTTTTGAAAGTTCAGGATGGTTGTGATTACAAATGTACGTATTGCACGATTCCTTTGGCCAGAGGAATTTCTCGTTCCGACACGATCGAAAATGTGGTGAAAAATGCGCAGGAAATTGCTGCGAAAGGAATTAAGGAAATTGTTTTAACAGGCGTAAACATCGGAGATTACGGAAAAGGTGAATTCGGAAATAAAAAACACGAACATACTTTTCTTGACTTAATTTCTGAACTTGATAAAGTGGATGGAATCGAAAGAATCCGAATTTCCTCGATCGAACCCAATCTTTTAAAAGACGAAAGCATCGAATTGGTTTCCAAATCGAAAAGTTTTGTGCCTCATTTTCACATTCCTCTTCAAAGCGGAAGCGATGAACTTTTGAAGAAAATGAAACGCCGTTATCTGACGAAACTTTACACCGACCGAGTTGCAAAAATCCGTGAAGTGATGCCCGATTCCTGTATTGGAGTTGATGTGATTGTTGGTTTTCCGGGAGAAACGGAAGAGGAATTTTTAAAGACTTACAACTTCTTGAACGAGCTTCCGATTTCTTATCTGCACGTTTTCACCTATTCGGAAAGAGAAAACACGGAGGCCGCAGAAATGGATGGAATCGTCCCGATTTCCGAAAGAAAAAAGCGAAACAAAATGTTGCGCATTCTTTCCGAGAAAAAGAAAATGGCATTTTATCAAACCCAGATTGGAAAGACTTTACCTGTTCTTTGGGAACATGAGAATAAGAGTGGTTTAATGTACGGTTTTACCGAAAATTATGTTCGCGTACAAAAACCTTTTGAGGAAAATTCTGTTAACCAAATTGAATTCTTAAAACTCAATAAAGTTGAAAACGACGGAACAGTTTCTGTGATGCCTGTGTTTGAAGAGTTTTTGGCGAAGGTTTAG
- a CDS encoding 2-oxoglutarate dehydrogenase E1 component has product MDKFSFLNAAHSQLIEDLYQQYLKYPDTLEPSWKAFFQGFDFALENYGDEIGGNQPATTPQNAVQFANQQAANGQIPNDIQKEFDVMNLIQAYRHRGHLFTNTNPVRERRHYEPTLDIENFGLSKEDLNKKFNSATEIGMEGAATLAEIVKRLENIYCESIGTEYMHINNVEEKMYIRKWLQVNENRPKLSADEKVEILGKLNQAVAFENYLHTKFVGQKRFSLEGGESLIPALDQLITRSSQLGVDEVVLGMAHRGRLNVLTNIFGKSYKQIFSEFEGKEFEEDVFSGDVKYHLGSSKTIKTANGEEVIINLTPNPSHLETVAALVDGICRAKVDDKYKDYNKVLPIVIHGDGAIAGQGIVYEVAQMMTLEGYKTGGTVHIVVNNQVSFTTNYLDARSSTYCTDIAKVTESPVMHVNADDVEAVVHAIRFAADFRAQFGKDVYIDLLGYRKYGHNEGDEPRFTQPNLYKVISKHPNPREIYKNELIKEGVVSDEVLKKMETEFKTLLDADYDASKEIEKNTMDIFMADDWKNYPICAKGAVEIPVNTGFNIDELKKLAVKMSTLPGDKKFINKITRLFETRLKQIEANSLDWALGEWLAYATLLTEGSNVRISGEDVERGTFSHRHAVVKTEDTEEEYIPLRHISDSRFDVFNSHLSEYGVLGFDYGYAMASPNTLTIWEAQFGDFVNGAQIIVDQYLVAAEEKWKIQDGLVMMLPHGFEGQGAEHSSARLERFLTLCANENIIVANATTPANYFHLLRRQMKWNFRKPLVVMTPKSLLRHPKVVSPLEEFADGQFQPIIDDATANPEKIEKLVLCSGKIYYELLAKKEELNCDTIALVRFEQLYPIQHDKIEEIFAKYSNRKSLLWVQEEPENMGAWSYILRNFRDTGIQVVSPVPSGSPAPGSHKMFERNQNAIINKVFDRDDAPAKRPVTA; this is encoded by the coding sequence ATGGACAAATTTTCATTCCTGAATGCGGCGCATTCGCAGTTAATAGAAGACTTATACCAACAATATTTAAAATATCCCGACACTTTAGAGCCTTCCTGGAAAGCATTTTTCCAGGGATTTGATTTTGCTTTGGAGAACTATGGTGATGAAATCGGGGGAAATCAACCCGCTACAACTCCGCAAAACGCTGTTCAGTTTGCCAATCAACAAGCCGCAAACGGACAAATTCCGAATGATATTCAGAAGGAGTTTGATGTGATGAATTTAATTCAGGCATATCGGCACAGAGGTCACCTTTTCACCAACACCAATCCTGTTCGTGAAAGAAGACATTATGAACCGACTTTAGATATTGAAAATTTTGGTTTGTCTAAAGAGGATTTGAACAAAAAATTCAATTCCGCCACAGAAATCGGGATGGAAGGTGCAGCCACTTTAGCAGAAATCGTAAAGCGTCTTGAAAATATTTACTGCGAATCCATAGGTACAGAATACATGCACATCAACAATGTGGAGGAGAAAATGTACATCAGAAAATGGTTGCAAGTGAATGAAAACCGTCCGAAATTAAGTGCTGACGAAAAGGTAGAAATCCTCGGAAAATTAAATCAAGCCGTCGCTTTTGAAAATTATCTTCACACCAAATTCGTTGGACAGAAAAGATTTTCATTGGAAGGTGGCGAATCATTGATTCCTGCTTTGGATCAGTTGATTACGCGTTCTTCGCAATTAGGTGTTGATGAAGTGGTTTTAGGAATGGCACACCGTGGACGATTAAACGTTTTGACCAATATATTCGGGAAATCTTACAAACAAATTTTTTCTGAATTTGAAGGAAAAGAATTCGAGGAAGACGTTTTTTCAGGTGATGTGAAATACCATTTAGGTTCTTCAAAAACCATTAAAACGGCAAACGGCGAAGAAGTAATCATCAATTTAACGCCGAATCCATCGCACTTGGAAACAGTTGCAGCGTTGGTGGACGGAATTTGCCGCGCAAAAGTTGACGACAAGTATAAAGATTACAATAAAGTTTTACCAATCGTCATTCACGGCGACGGAGCAATCGCAGGACAAGGAATTGTTTATGAAGTTGCACAAATGATGACGCTTGAAGGTTATAAAACAGGTGGAACAGTACATATTGTGGTGAACAATCAGGTTTCTTTTACGACCAATTATTTGGATGCACGTTCCTCAACTTACTGCACAGATATTGCAAAAGTGACCGAATCTCCTGTAATGCACGTGAATGCAGACGATGTGGAAGCGGTTGTACATGCGATTCGTTTTGCGGCGGATTTCCGTGCACAGTTTGGGAAAGATGTGTACATTGATTTGTTGGGCTACAGAAAATACGGTCACAACGAAGGCGACGAACCAAGATTTACTCAGCCAAATTTATATAAAGTCATTTCAAAACACCCAAATCCAAGAGAAATTTATAAAAATGAATTGATCAAGGAAGGAGTTGTTTCTGATGAGGTTTTAAAGAAAATGGAAACCGAATTCAAAACGCTTCTTGATGCAGATTACGATGCTTCCAAGGAAATCGAAAAAAACACCATGGATATTTTCATGGCAGATGATTGGAAAAATTATCCGATCTGTGCAAAAGGAGCCGTTGAAATCCCTGTAAATACAGGATTTAACATCGATGAGCTAAAGAAACTAGCGGTGAAAATGTCAACTTTACCAGGAGACAAAAAATTCATCAATAAAATTACAAGACTTTTCGAAACCCGCTTAAAGCAAATCGAAGCCAACTCGCTTGATTGGGCTTTAGGAGAATGGTTGGCTTACGCCACACTGCTTACGGAAGGAAGCAATGTGCGAATTTCGGGGGAAGATGTGGAAAGAGGTACGTTTTCTCACCGTCATGCAGTCGTGAAAACGGAAGATACAGAGGAAGAATACATTCCTTTAAGACATATTTCAGACAGCCGTTTTGATGTGTTTAATTCGCATCTTTCGGAATATGGCGTTCTCGGTTTTGATTACGGATATGCGATGGCTTCACCAAATACTTTGACGATTTGGGAAGCGCAATTTGGAGATTTTGTGAACGGCGCTCAAATTATTGTTGATCAATATTTGGTCGCAGCAGAGGAAAAATGGAAAATTCAGGATGGTTTGGTGATGATGCTTCCGCACGGTTTTGAAGGTCAGGGTGCAGAACACTCTTCCGCAAGATTGGAAAGATTTTTAACGCTATGTGCGAATGAAAATATCATCGTGGCAAATGCGACAACTCCTGCAAACTACTTCCATTTGTTGAGAAGACAGATGAAGTGGAATTTCAGAAAACCATTGGTGGTAATGACGCCGAAATCATTGCTTCGTCATCCGAAAGTAGTTTCACCATTAGAAGAGTTTGCAGACGGTCAATTCCAGCCAATCATTGATGATGCAACTGCAAATCCTGAAAAAATTGAAAAATTGGTGTTGTGTTCCGGTAAAATCTACTACGAACTTTTAGCCAAAAAAGAAGAATTGAACTGTGATACGATTGCTTTGGTAAGATTCGAGCAGCTTTATCCGATTCAGCATGATAAAATTGAAGAGATTTTCGCAAAATATTCCAACAGAAAATCATTGCTTTGGGTTCAGGAAGAACCTGAAAATATGGGAGCTTGGAGCTATATTTTAAGAAATTTCAGAGACACGGGAATTCAGGTTGTTTCTCCGGTTCCGAGTGGTTCACCTGCGCCGGGAAGCCACAAAATGTTTGAGAGAAACCAAAACGCCATCATCAACAAAGTTTTCGACCGTGATGATGCACCTGCAAAAAGACCGGTTACGGCTTAA
- the ppk2 gene encoding polyphosphate kinase 2, with product MNISPEEFETLNTKKGIYALLQNETPDAEKAHKFIKYENRLAKLQAELIKMQNWVAENSKRVIVLFEGRDAAGKGGAIRRITENLNPRQHRVVALPKPDEVEQGQWYFQRYVNQLPKAGEIVFFDRSWYNRAVVEPVNGFCTEEQYRIFMEQVNDFERMIITSGTYLLKLYFSISKDEQEKRFAEIIESPLKKWKYSDVDKNALELWDKYTEYKEKMFDKTNTEYAPWKIFKANRKSKARIESLEYILENIPYQVKNEEVLKHEDID from the coding sequence ATGAATATTTCCCCCGAAGAATTTGAAACTTTAAATACAAAAAAAGGAATTTATGCTTTACTGCAAAACGAAACTCCGGATGCAGAAAAAGCCCACAAATTCATTAAATATGAAAACCGCCTCGCAAAATTGCAGGCCGAACTCATCAAAATGCAGAATTGGGTTGCCGAAAATAGTAAAAGAGTAATCGTTCTTTTTGAAGGACGGGATGCGGCAGGAAAAGGTGGCGCAATCCGAAGAATTACAGAAAACCTAAACCCTCGTCAACACCGGGTTGTAGCGTTACCAAAACCTGATGAAGTGGAGCAGGGACAATGGTATTTCCAAAGGTACGTGAACCAGCTCCCTAAAGCGGGCGAAATCGTTTTTTTCGACCGAAGTTGGTACAACCGTGCTGTTGTAGAACCAGTAAACGGTTTTTGCACCGAGGAACAGTATAGAATTTTTATGGAACAGGTGAATGATTTTGAAAGAATGATCATCACTTCGGGAACCTATCTCTTAAAACTTTATTTCTCTATTTCCAAAGACGAACAGGAAAAACGTTTTGCAGAAATTATTGAAAGTCCGCTAAAAAAATGGAAATACAGTGATGTGGACAAAAATGCTTTAGAATTGTGGGACAAATACACGGAATACAAAGAAAAAATGTTCGATAAAACCAATACCGAATATGCGCCGTGGAAAATTTTCAAAGCCAACAGAAAATCGAAAGCAAGAATTGAATCATTAGAATATATTTTAGAAAATATTCCGTATCAGGTTAAAAATGAAGAGGTTTTAAAACACGAAGATATTGATTAA
- a CDS encoding glucose-1-phosphate adenylyltransferase, producing MKPSVISIVLGGGRGTRLFPLTYSRSKPAVPIAGKYRLVDIPISNCLNSGYNRIMVLTQFNSASLNSHIKNSYHFDIFSKGFVDILAAEQNVENDQWYQGTADAVRQSMKHLDKYEYDYILILSGDQLYQMDFREMIDFHCKNEGDITIATIPVNSHDAPGFGILKSDDEGNITSFIEKPSTDLLPDWKSEVSEKSKSEGKEYLASMGIYVFSKNVLKKMFAEDPGDDFGGELIPNGIGTYKTLSFQYDGYWTDIGTIQSFFDANLDLTRDFPKFNLFTKAPVYTRARMLPPSKILGSYVSKAIFGDGCIVMADKIENSIVGNRSRIDRGSTLMNTYMMGADYYQDTNEIVSNDSVGKPNLGVGKYCYIERAILDKNCSIGDNVRIIGGKHLPDGDYETHSIKDGIVVVKKNAQIAPGTHIP from the coding sequence ATGAAACCCAGCGTAATCTCAATAGTTCTCGGTGGTGGAAGAGGGACACGATTGTTCCCATTAACGTATTCGCGTTCGAAACCTGCGGTTCCCATTGCAGGAAAATACAGGTTGGTCGATATTCCGATATCTAACTGTCTGAATTCGGGTTATAACAGAATTATGGTTTTAACGCAGTTTAATTCTGCTTCTTTGAACTCGCACATCAAAAATTCTTACCACTTCGATATTTTCAGTAAAGGATTTGTAGATATTTTGGCAGCAGAACAAAATGTGGAAAACGATCAGTGGTATCAAGGAACAGCCGATGCGGTGCGACAATCGATGAAACACCTTGATAAGTACGAGTACGACTATATTTTGATTCTTTCGGGTGACCAACTTTATCAGATGGATTTTCGCGAAATGATTGATTTCCACTGCAAAAATGAAGGTGATATCACCATTGCAACCATTCCCGTGAATTCACACGACGCTCCAGGTTTTGGAATTCTAAAATCGGATGATGAAGGAAATATCACGTCTTTTATTGAAAAACCTTCAACCGATTTATTACCCGACTGGAAATCTGAAGTTTCAGAAAAAAGCAAGTCTGAAGGTAAAGAATATCTCGCTTCAATGGGTATTTACGTCTTTAGCAAAAATGTCCTCAAAAAAATGTTTGCAGAAGATCCGGGCGATGACTTCGGTGGCGAACTGATTCCGAACGGTATTGGAACTTACAAAACTTTAAGTTTTCAATACGACGGCTATTGGACGGATATTGGAACCATTCAATCCTTCTTCGATGCAAACCTGGATTTGACGCGGGATTTCCCGAAATTCAATTTATTTACAAAAGCGCCGGTTTACACGAGAGCGAGAATGCTTCCGCCTTCAAAAATTTTGGGTTCTTATGTAAGTAAAGCCATTTTCGGCGATGGATGTATTGTGATGGCGGATAAAATTGAAAATTCGATTGTAGGCAACAGAAGCCGCATCGACAGAGGAAGTACCTTGATGAATACGTACATGATGGGAGCAGATTATTATCAGGACACAAATGAAATTGTTTCCAATGACAGTGTGGGAAAACCAAATCTCGGCGTTGGTAAATATTGCTACATCGAACGTGCAATTCTCGACAAAAACTGCAGCATTGGTGACAATGTGCGAATCATCGGAGGTAAACATCTTCCCGATGGCGATTACGAAACCCATTCTATCAAAGACGGAATTGTGGTGGTGAAGAAAAATGCACAAATTGCTCCGGGAACTCATATTCCCTAA
- the odhB gene encoding 2-oxoglutarate dehydrogenase complex dihydrolipoyllysine-residue succinyltransferase: MSILEMKVPSPGESITEVEIASWLVKDGDYVEKDQPIAEVDSDKATLDLPAEESGIITLKAEEGEVVQVGQVVCLIDMDAKKPEGSAPAAEAPKAENAEAPKAEQKVVEKPAIVQEAKKEEAKPTSYATGTPSPAAKKILDEKGVDASQVSGTGKDGRITKQDAETASVPAMGSQTSTSGSRASSTTKLSVLRRKLAARLVSVKNETAMLTTFNEVDMSEIFRIRKQYKDEFAAKHGVGLGFMSFFTKAVTRALQMYPDVNASIDGDFKINYDFCDISIAVSGPKGLMVPVLRNAETMSFRGVEANIKELAEKVRDGKITVDEMTGGTFTVTNGGVFGSMLSTPIINPPQSAILGMHNIIQRPVAVDGQVVIRPMMYVAMSYDHRIIDGRESVGFLVAVKEGIDNPVEILMGGDERKALEL, translated from the coding sequence ATGTCAATATTAGAAATGAAAGTCCCTTCACCGGGAGAATCCATCACAGAAGTTGAAATCGCATCATGGTTGGTAAAAGACGGCGATTACGTAGAAAAAGACCAGCCGATTGCCGAAGTTGATTCCGACAAAGCAACCCTTGATTTACCTGCTGAAGAAAGCGGAATTATCACTTTAAAAGCCGAAGAAGGTGAAGTGGTACAAGTTGGTCAAGTAGTTTGTTTAATCGACATGGATGCCAAAAAACCTGAAGGTTCAGCTCCTGCTGCAGAAGCTCCAAAAGCAGAAAACGCAGAAGCTCCGAAAGCAGAACAAAAAGTGGTAGAAAAACCTGCAATCGTTCAGGAAGCGAAGAAAGAAGAAGCAAAACCAACGTCTTACGCAACCGGAACTCCATCACCTGCAGCGAAGAAAATACTTGATGAGAAAGGAGTAGATGCATCGCAAGTTTCCGGTACAGGAAAAGACGGTAGAATTACCAAACAGGACGCTGAAACAGCTTCTGTTCCTGCAATGGGTTCACAAACTTCTACAAGTGGTTCGAGAGCATCAAGCACCACGAAACTTTCAGTTTTAAGAAGAAAATTGGCGGCAAGATTGGTTTCCGTGAAAAACGAAACTGCAATGTTGACCACTTTCAACGAAGTGGATATGTCTGAAATTTTCAGAATCAGAAAACAATATAAAGACGAGTTTGCAGCGAAACACGGTGTTGGTTTAGGTTTTATGTCTTTCTTCACGAAAGCGGTAACTAGAGCCCTTCAAATGTATCCTGATGTAAATGCATCGATTGATGGAGATTTTAAAATCAATTACGATTTCTGCGATATTTCGATTGCGGTTTCAGGACCGAAAGGTTTAATGGTTCCTGTTTTAAGAAATGCTGAAACCATGTCTTTCAGAGGTGTTGAAGCCAACATCAAAGAATTGGCAGAAAAAGTAAGAGACGGAAAAATTACGGTGGACGAAATGACCGGCGGAACATTCACTGTTACGAACGGAGGAGTTTTCGGTTCAATGCTTTCGACGCCGATTATCAATCCGCCACAATCTGCAATTTTGGGAATGCACAATATTATTCAAAGACCGGTTGCAGTTGACGGACAGGTGGTTATCCGACCAATGATGTACGTTGCAATGTCTTATGACCACAGAATTATCGACGGTAGAGAATCTGTAGGTTTCTTGGTCGCCGTAAAAGAAGGAATCGACAATCCTGTCGAGATTTTAATGGGTGGTGATGAAAGAAAAGCGTTAGAACTTTAA
- the ppk2 gene encoding polyphosphate kinase 2, with the protein MAELLDFQRINTKSELLNFLNEHREENAIYDSVLEKYLYEEELKKLQAELVNLQNWIQKKGKKVAIIFEGRDASGKGGTIKRFSEHLNPRAMRLVALNKPTDVERGQWYFRRYVKELPNRGEIVFFDRSWYNRAVVEPVMGFCTPEQYESFMVQVPEFEHMLYEAGTIIIKFWFSVNKDEQLYRFNRRLKNPLKMWKYSPVDEKGQELWDQFTFYKDQMFSRTHNAFSPWVIVKSDNKKNARLEAIRYVLSLFDYEGKDHATVSLNPDPNVVQRYFRMVKQIDL; encoded by the coding sequence ATGGCTGAATTACTCGATTTTCAAAGAATTAATACCAAATCGGAATTGTTGAACTTCCTTAATGAACACCGAGAGGAAAATGCAATTTATGATTCGGTTTTGGAAAAATATCTCTACGAAGAAGAACTTAAAAAGTTACAGGCTGAATTGGTAAATCTTCAGAATTGGATTCAAAAAAAAGGGAAAAAAGTCGCAATTATTTTTGAAGGAAGAGACGCTTCGGGAAAAGGCGGTACCATCAAAAGATTTTCCGAGCACCTGAATCCAAGAGCAATGCGACTTGTCGCCCTCAACAAACCGACTGATGTGGAACGTGGACAATGGTATTTCCGCAGATATGTGAAAGAACTTCCAAACCGTGGCGAAATTGTTTTCTTCGACAGAAGTTGGTACAACCGAGCCGTTGTAGAGCCGGTAATGGGTTTCTGTACACCCGAACAATACGAATCTTTCATGGTACAGGTTCCGGAGTTTGAACACATGCTTTATGAAGCGGGAACAATCATCATCAAGTTTTGGTTCTCCGTTAATAAAGATGAACAGCTTTACCGCTTTAACCGTCGTTTGAAAAATCCTTTAAAGATGTGGAAATATTCTCCGGTTGACGAAAAAGGACAGGAACTTTGGGATCAATTTACTTTTTACAAAGACCAAATGTTCAGCAGAACGCACAACGCTTTCTCACCGTGGGTGATTGTGAAATCCGACAATAAAAAGAATGCGAGACTTGAAGCGATTCGATATGTTCTTTCACTTTTCGATTATGAAGGAAAAGATCATGCAACGGTAAGTTTGAATCCTGATCCGAATGTGGTTCAGCGTTATTTCCGAATGGTAAAACAAATCGACCTTTAA